The following are encoded together in the Ketobacter sp. MCCC 1A13808 genome:
- the urtC gene encoding urea ABC transporter permease subunit UrtC: MSQGFRSYLPKSDALNMALLALLLVIILPMSMDIFRLNLVGKYLTYAFVALGLVLCWGYGGILSLGQGVFFGLGGYCMAMFLKLEASSPENTAIQSTPGIPDFMDWNQLTALPWFWEPFHNFSFTLIAVIMVPVIFAFIISVAMFKRRVGGVYFAIITQAVAAILTILIIGQQGYTGGVNGITDLRTLKGWDIRTDEAKYILYFVCVGFLFASLFLAQFIRKSKLGRLLVAMRDKEDRVRFSGYDVSNFKIFVFCAAAAFSAIGGAMFTLQVGFMSPTFVGIVPSIEMVIFCAVGGRLSILGAVYGTLIVNWAKTSFSESFPELWLFAMGALFIGVVMAFPDGLAGVYSSKIEPRLKALLASFRSAKPQPPAQSTPPAAPKAPVSPKPLETLETLESGS; this comes from the coding sequence ATGTCTCAGGGATTTCGTTCGTATTTACCAAAATCCGATGCCTTAAACATGGCACTGCTGGCGCTGTTACTGGTCATCATCCTACCCATGTCGATGGACATTTTTCGCCTTAACCTGGTCGGCAAATATCTGACTTACGCGTTCGTCGCGCTGGGCCTGGTATTGTGCTGGGGCTATGGCGGCATTCTTAGTCTTGGCCAGGGTGTGTTCTTTGGTCTGGGCGGATATTGCATGGCCATGTTTCTGAAACTGGAAGCGTCTTCACCGGAAAATACCGCCATACAATCCACACCGGGGATTCCCGATTTTATGGACTGGAACCAACTCACGGCATTACCGTGGTTTTGGGAACCGTTCCACAATTTTAGTTTCACCCTGATTGCCGTGATTATGGTACCGGTGATATTCGCATTCATCATCAGTGTCGCCATGTTCAAGCGCCGGGTAGGCGGTGTTTACTTCGCTATTATTACTCAGGCCGTTGCCGCGATCCTGACCATTTTGATCATCGGTCAGCAAGGCTACACCGGCGGCGTTAACGGCATTACCGATCTTCGCACGCTCAAGGGTTGGGATATCCGTACAGACGAGGCCAAATACATTCTGTATTTCGTCTGTGTGGGATTCCTGTTTGCCAGTCTCTTCCTGGCGCAGTTTATTCGCAAGAGTAAGCTGGGAAGATTACTGGTTGCGATGCGGGACAAAGAAGACCGGGTGCGTTTCTCCGGATACGACGTCTCGAACTTCAAAATCTTTGTGTTCTGTGCTGCCGCTGCATTCTCTGCCATCGGCGGTGCCATGTTCACGCTGCAAGTGGGCTTTATGTCGCCTACCTTCGTCGGCATTGTTCCCTCCATCGAAATGGTGATCTTCTGCGCTGTTGGCGGACGCCTTTCCATCCTGGGCGCGGTGTACGGCACGCTCATCGTGAACTGGGCAAAAACCTCGTTCTCGGAAAGCTTTCCTGAACTCTGGTTGTTCGCCATGGGTGCACTGTTTATCGGTGTGGTAATGGCGTTCCCCGATGGTCTGGCCGGCGTCTACAGCAGCAAAATAGAACCCCGTTTAAAAGCGCTTTTAGCAAGCTTCCGGTCTGCAAAACCGCAACCACCTGCTCAATCCACCCCGCCAGCCGCCCCCAAAGCACCGGTTTCGCCAAAGCCTTTGGAAACGCTGGAAACTCTGGAATCCGGGAGCTGA